In Cryptomeria japonica chromosome 5, Sugi_1.0, whole genome shotgun sequence, the genomic window GAAGGCCAGGGAGCTCTTACTTCTCTGCGATGCTAAAGTTGCTCTCATCATTTTCTCACCCCCAGGTAAGAAATCTTCTTTTCTCCTCGACATTTTTATCTCAAAGCCATGTATTACTGCTTCCTATTTATTTTGAGCTGTTCAATGTCAGAGTTATACAGACACATAATATGCAAATAAACAGATACAGCAtgcttggataaaatcttgtataGAAAATTTAAACCAATAAAAAACTTACCACTTCTGCAGCATTGGAGGAAAAGACGACAATGGCTGGACAAAATTTTGTATAGTTTAATTATGACTACATTTAGATACCCAAGAACAATTATTCAAGTTAACATGTGTAATTAGCCGATAAAGCTAGCAAGGTTTATATTACCATTCACACACATGCACAGCAGTTATACACAGATTGGAACTTTTTATAATTATACAAAGTATGCAAAATATATGTTGAAAAAATTAACCTCCACTCCATTGATAATACAGCTTACAGAAGTATTGTAAGCTGAATTTTAATGTTTATAACCCACTCAAAACCTAATGTTGCTTCTTTAGTCTCTCTTTTTTCGAAGTATATGACATAGCCATTTGAAAACAATATCAAGGAAGCGAAGAGAATACAGAGGTATTTGAATGACACTTTAAACTTTGGTATTTgagattgaaaaaaaataaaaaatgaattgaaatacatcaagcttcaataaaaaactTGCTGATATCTTCACAAAGGCAATTGAAATCCAATCTTTGACAATTCGAGATTACATTTGAACCCTCTTAATATCAAAGGGGAGCATGCTGATTAGTGATGCATTTCACCTTCACTGTCACTATCATGTGCAGTTTTTAGTTTACACatctaattttaaatataatttgcATTTAAATTAGTTTTAGATCGCATGCTTACATGAGCTGcatgttaaaaaaaaatattattgttgatTTTTCTGTTTCTAAATGCAGCTCTCTGTGCTGTTTGAGAAAGCTGTAAAAATTAACAGAAAATTACGTGTATTACCCAAGCATCTTATAAAATCAGCTTAGATTACATTTAAGTGTAATCTCGTGAGGTTTTAAGACATTAGTGAAGATAAGTTCGATATACTCAAGATTAGAATGATGCACTGGAGATTGCTATATTTGAGATCAAGGCTGTGATGAAAACTACTAAGAATGTGCTTTTGTTTTGTTAATAAAATAGTAGTTTCCGCATCTTATAAAATCAGTTTAGATTATATTTAAGTGTAATCTCGTGAGGTTTTAAGACATTAGTGAAGATAAGTTCGATATACTCAAGATTAGAATGATGCACTGGAGATTGCTATATTGGAGATCAAAGCTATGATGAAAACTGCTAAGAATCTGTTTTTGTTTTGTTAATAAAATAATAGTTTCCGCATCTTATAAAATCAGCTTAGATTACATTTAAGTATAATCTCACGAGGTTTTAAGACATTAGTGAAGATAAATTCGATATACTCAAGATTAGAATGATGCGCTGGAGATTGCTATATTGGAGATCAAGGCTGTGATGAAAAATGCTaagaatgtgtttttgttttgttaataaaatagtagtttggaaactactAAGATAAACATTAATCTagtttttgatctttagaaattcCTGTCAATGCAGTGGTTTTTATCTTTAGAAACTGCTGTCTATGCAGTGGAAAATTGTTATTAGTTTTTAGTTTCTATTCTTGTTTGATAGGCTTTAGCAGTCTATAAATGTAATCACTGTTATTGTAATTTTGAATAAGTTTTTCGTATGAATAATATTCAGTCTTCTTTTGTGaatgttttttaaattattataatcTTTCATTTGGTTAAAGCAGGTTGCAGGACTTCTGATTGTGCAAGTAGCAAGGTTAGATAAACGGTTATTTCAAGATGGCTAATAGAAAAGATTTACCATTTACACTTCCGTTGTTTACCAGAGACAATTATGATTATTGGAGTATCAAAATGAAGGCCCTACTATTATCCCAAGAATTTTGGGAATTAGTGGAAGGAGGATACCTAAAACCTGCAAACCAGAATGCATTAAATGCATGGACACCACAACAAAAAACTCAGCTGAAACAAGACAAAAAGATGACAATAAGGCTCTTTTCACTATTCAATCTGCATTGGATGATTTAATTTTCCCTTGAATTGCTAGTATGACAAAATCAAATGATGCATGGGAGGCTCTTCAAactacataccaagatatagacaaaatcaaatttgtaagacttcaaatcttttgaagagaatttgaaaatttgaggatgaaggaATTTGAGTCCATGCATGAAATTATTAACAGGAATCAAGGTATTGTGAATCATCTTAGGGTTTAAGGAGAAACTATAATAGAACAAAAAACTGTAGAATTTTTTTTGAGATCTCTTCCTTCTAAATTTGATCTAGTGGTGATAAccattgaagaaagtaaagatctaactacTTTCCAAGTTGCAGAGTTGATTGGTTATTTGCAATCTCATGGGGAGTGTATGCAACATTCTACAGAAAGTTTTGTGCAAGCTTTCCAATCTTCTGTcaacattgaagaaaagttcaaATCTCCTCTCTCTCACACTACTAAATCTCAAGGTGAATCTTCTGGTA contains:
- the LOC131876025 gene encoding agamous-like MADS-box protein AGL12, which translates into the protein MAKGNFQVKRIQNPVNRWLTFSKGKMGLLKKARELLLLCDAKVALIIFSPPALEEKTTMAGQNFLSVLFEKAVKINRKLRVLPKHLIKSA